The Pseudanabaena galeata CCNP1313 genome includes a region encoding these proteins:
- a CDS encoding hybrid sensor histidine kinase/response regulator yields MGNKQVILVVDDEPANFDVIEILLFKEGYDLHHRDSGADAIASLESINPDLVLLDVMMPDMDGIEVCQRLKNDHQWQHIPIIIVTALSDKEDLARCIDAGADDFISKPINSTELRARVRSMLRIKSQYDHIQRTIMLREEMMQTIVHDLRNPLIGILLGCDSLKVLDLPDRAKKRIAQIGQTIEQMRLLVDDILTIGRIEANKLILNHSKFDITEIAKSVIEDFEAISTNKQIQILGEFPPEPAYISGDMHLIRRVLDNLVDNALKFSPQQSSIILRVESLPKNPDRQDLIKIEVIDCGIGISPEQKQVIFEKYEVGNIVTGISQIGLGLSFCKMMVEAHHGVISVTNNQPKGSIFTILLDSYSK; encoded by the coding sequence ATGGGCAATAAACAAGTAATTTTAGTTGTAGATGATGAGCCAGCTAATTTTGATGTGATTGAGATTTTGCTGTTTAAAGAGGGATATGATCTGCACCATCGGGACAGTGGAGCCGATGCGATCGCCTCTCTTGAGAGCATTAATCCCGATCTGGTTTTACTAGATGTAATGATGCCAGATATGGACGGCATCGAGGTCTGTCAAAGGCTTAAGAACGATCACCAATGGCAGCATATTCCGATTATTATCGTTACGGCTCTATCGGATAAAGAAGATCTCGCCCGTTGCATTGATGCAGGAGCCGATGATTTTATTAGTAAGCCCATTAACAGTACGGAACTCCGCGCCCGTGTGCGATCGATGTTGCGGATCAAGTCGCAATACGATCACATCCAACGGACAATTATGTTGCGCGAAGAAATGATGCAAACCATAGTTCATGATCTTCGTAATCCTTTAATTGGCATCTTATTAGGTTGTGACTCTCTCAAAGTCTTGGATCTACCCGATCGCGCTAAAAAGAGAATTGCCCAAATTGGTCAAACAATTGAGCAAATGCGTTTGCTGGTGGATGACATTTTAACCATCGGTAGAATCGAGGCTAATAAACTTATTCTCAATCATAGTAAATTTGATATAACCGAGATCGCAAAGTCAGTGATTGAGGATTTTGAAGCTATCTCTACCAATAAACAGATTCAAATCTTAGGTGAATTCCCCCCAGAACCAGCCTATATATCTGGTGATATGCACTTAATTCGCCGTGTATTGGACAATTTAGTGGATAATGCGCTGAAGTTTTCCCCTCAGCAAAGTTCGATTATCCTCAGAGTCGAAAGTTTACCCAAAAATCCCGATCGCCAAGATCTGATCAAGATTGAAGTAATTGATTGTGGTATTGGCATCAGTCCCGAACAAAAACAAGTAATTTTTGAAAAGTATGAAGTTGGTAATATTGTGACGGGTATTTCCCAAATTGGCTTAGGATTATCTTTTTGTAAGATGATGGTTGAAGCACATCATGGAGTGATCTCGGTGACCAATAATCAACCTAAAGGCTCAATTTTCACAATTTTACTAGATAGCTACTCAAAATAG
- a CDS encoding XisI protein, translating into MDKLENYRLYIQNLLERHSHFKIQDDVQSELIFDTVRDRYQLMRIGWKGLKRVYHTVLHFDIKDGKIWLQQNTTDIDVGQELIEFGIPREDIVLGLHPPYKRPYTGYGVA; encoded by the coding sequence ATGGATAAACTAGAAAATTACCGTCTATACATTCAAAATCTTCTGGAAAGGCATAGTCATTTTAAAATTCAAGACGATGTACAGAGTGAGTTGATTTTTGACACCGTGCGCGATCGCTATCAACTGATGCGTATTGGCTGGAAAGGCTTGAAGCGTGTCTATCATACGGTTCTGCATTTCGACATCAAAGACGGAAAAATCTGGCTACAGCAAAACACAACTGATATTGACGTAGGACAAGAGTTAATAGAATTCGGTATTCCCAGAGAAGACATTGTTCTAGGTTTACATCCTCCCTACAAAAGACCCTATACAGGCTATGGAGTAGCTTAA
- a CDS encoding HEAT repeat domain-containing protein — protein MSPLCPTGLIYGMGVEICFDGYLRSLVSAYQQWWRLYTLTDATGREAQRVEREQIAPAFFDFGSALDLMVQTVDKEKVESQKEKGEEEKKEKIERLPVLEGICKYAAEHVLLVGRPGSGKSTALARLLLQEAEIALSDRNAKIPVLVELRYLPSEANESSVCDRILAFMHKHDPALDIDEAGIKQLLRQGRLLLLVDGVNELPSDRGRAQVNLFRELYQKTCPMIFTTRELSAGGDLGIAKRLEMQPLTEPQMQQFVMAYLPTQGERLLRQLSGRLREFGQTPLLLWMLCSLFQQSEQIPPNLGMVFRAFTVGYGDRIKQDVTLSKDSRAWWGRLLQYLAFKMTCGENLTELQVAISRREAEQILVEFLRGKVEFADDCAVRWLEDLLKHHLIQISNDRIEFRHQLIQEYYAAEWLLGLLPSLSDARLRQIYLNYLKWTEPLALMLELVESEEQAVRVVRLALEVDLRLGARLAGAVKYGFQEKTVGLLLREIEERKIPKLYAIELLGETRSDVKIEFLIQTIKEDNRYIFWKTSEALVKIRSNKAAEVLIECLKSKDSYVRINVVDALGRIGSRNVIEPLIQALKDVDSYVRINAVGALGKIGDDIAVEFLIQSLKDEDSFVCINAAEALGRIGGDKVVESLIQSLDDEYAEVRWNSAEILGDIGSDKSIIPLIRLFKDKDFDVRRKATEALVKIGSNKVIKHLIQVLQDEDYRVRLRAEWTLSKIVDGKPVELLFKELKDENSNVICHSLASASTKAIESLLFSLRTNETDLRRSVAEILGKNSSDRNIESLIAFESPIQVSKDINSEVEDNFVEIINTEVIEVSIKALKDEKSYVRVAAVEELEKIAKDARNLPTLTQQLPHLLTLIPTESSQQALSVITAIQARCKYYNYAIYNTPLQETENYANPVEKILQEIHQTLKTMSETGKYNINSEVVQIVEKNYGQVIGKNSGQAIGKKYANDPALLQTINEITQVLANLQKTHPTATEAEAKDIIEAEFKEIQNNQPNRWATFRQQLLNPERWLNGGKATISEIVKHYAENSVFLKAGVAFLDGFSADEE, from the coding sequence TTGTCGCCGCTATGTCCTACGGGGTTGATTTACGGCATGGGTGTAGAGATTTGTTTTGATGGTTATTTACGATCGCTGGTAAGTGCTTATCAGCAGTGGTGGCGTTTGTATACGCTGACGGATGCGACGGGACGGGAAGCGCAACGGGTAGAGCGTGAGCAGATTGCACCTGCTTTTTTTGATTTTGGCTCTGCTTTAGACCTAATGGTGCAGACGGTGGACAAGGAAAAAGTAGAAAGTCAAAAGGAAAAAGGGGAAGAGGAAAAGAAGGAAAAAATTGAGCGGTTGCCTGTGCTGGAGGGGATCTGTAAGTATGCGGCGGAGCATGTGTTGCTGGTGGGTAGACCAGGATCGGGGAAGTCTACGGCTTTGGCGCGGTTGTTGTTGCAGGAGGCGGAAATTGCGTTAAGCGATCGCAACGCGAAAATTCCTGTGTTAGTGGAGTTGCGGTATTTGCCCTCGGAGGCGAATGAGTCGTCTGTATGCGATCGCATTCTTGCCTTTATGCATAAACACGATCCTGCTTTGGATATCGATGAGGCGGGGATTAAGCAGCTATTGCGTCAGGGGCGTTTGTTGCTTTTGGTGGATGGGGTGAATGAGTTGCCATCGGATCGCGGTCGCGCTCAAGTAAATCTCTTTCGGGAGCTTTATCAAAAAACTTGCCCGATGATTTTTACGACGCGGGAGTTGAGTGCAGGTGGGGATTTGGGGATTGCGAAGCGGCTAGAGATGCAGCCTTTGACGGAACCGCAGATGCAGCAGTTTGTGATGGCGTATTTGCCGACACAGGGGGAGAGGTTGTTGCGGCAGTTGTCGGGACGGTTGCGGGAGTTTGGGCAAACGCCTTTGTTGTTATGGATGCTTTGTTCGTTGTTTCAGCAGTCAGAGCAGATTCCACCGAATTTGGGGATGGTGTTTCGTGCTTTTACGGTGGGTTATGGGGACAGAATTAAGCAGGATGTGACGCTATCGAAGGATTCGCGGGCATGGTGGGGGCGGTTGTTGCAGTATCTAGCGTTTAAGATGACCTGTGGCGAAAATCTGACGGAATTGCAGGTGGCAATTTCGCGACGGGAGGCGGAGCAGATTTTGGTGGAGTTTTTGCGGGGGAAAGTGGAGTTTGCGGATGATTGTGCGGTGCGGTGGCTGGAGGATTTGCTGAAGCATCATTTGATTCAGATTAGCAATGACCGCATTGAGTTTCGGCATCAGTTGATTCAGGAATATTATGCGGCGGAGTGGTTGTTGGGGCTGTTGCCGAGTTTGAGTGATGCGCGGTTACGGCAGATCTATCTCAATTATTTGAAATGGACGGAACCTTTGGCGTTGATGTTGGAGTTGGTGGAGAGTGAGGAGCAGGCGGTGCGGGTGGTGAGACTGGCGCTGGAGGTGGATTTACGGTTGGGGGCGAGGTTGGCTGGGGCTGTGAAGTATGGGTTTCAGGAGAAGACTGTTGGGTTGTTGTTGAGGGAAATTGAAGAACGGAAAATTCCTAAGTTATATGCGATCGAGCTTTTAGGAGAAACGAGATCTGATGTTAAGATCGAATTTCTCATTCAAACAATAAAAGAAGATAATCGCTATATTTTTTGGAAAACATCTGAAGCATTAGTAAAGATTAGAAGCAATAAAGCTGCTGAAGTACTCATCGAGTGTTTAAAAAGTAAAGATTCTTATGTACGAATCAATGTAGTGGATGCATTGGGCAGGATTGGCAGTAGAAATGTCATTGAACCTCTTATTCAAGCACTTAAAGATGTAGATTCTTATGTGCGTATAAATGCAGTTGGGGCTTTGGGTAAAATTGGTGATGATATAGCTGTTGAGTTTCTTATTCAATCACTTAAAGATGAAGATTCTTTTGTTTGTATAAATGCAGCAGAGGCTTTGGGTAGGATTGGTGGTGATAAAGTTGTTGAGTCTTTGATTCAATCCCTTGACGATGAATATGCTGAGGTTCGTTGGAATTCGGCTGAGATATTGGGCGATATTGGAAGTGATAAAAGTATTATTCCACTAATTCGATTGTTTAAGGATAAAGATTTTGATGTTCGTAGGAAAGCAACAGAAGCATTGGTTAAAATTGGCAGCAACAAAGTTATTAAGCATCTCATTCAAGTGCTTCAAGATGAAGACTATAGAGTTAGATTAAGGGCAGAATGGACACTAAGCAAAATTGTTGATGGAAAACCTGTAGAACTTCTTTTTAAAGAGCTCAAAGACGAAAATTCCAATGTAATTTGTCACTCGCTAGCATCTGCTAGTACCAAAGCTATTGAATCACTCCTTTTTAGTCTCAGAACGAATGAGACTGATTTGCGTAGGAGTGTTGCAGAGATACTTGGCAAAAATAGCAGTGATAGAAATATCGAATCTCTCATTGCTTTTGAATCTCCCATTCAAGTATCTAAAGATATAAATTCTGAGGTCGAAGATAATTTTGTGGAAATTATTAATACAGAAGTAATTGAAGTTTCTATTAAAGCACTCAAAGATGAAAAGTCTTACGTGCGAGTAGCGGCGGTCGAAGAATTAGAAAAAATTGCTAAAGATGCTCGCAACTTACCCACCCTTACCCAACAACTCCCCCATCTCCTCACCCTCATCCCCACAGAATCCAGCCAACAAGCCCTCTCAGTCATCACCGCCATCCAAGCCCGATGCAAATACTACAACTACGCGATCTACAATACACCTTTGCAGGAAACAGAAAATTATGCTAATCCTGTAGAGAAGATATTACAAGAAATCCATCAAACACTCAAAACCATGTCAGAAACTGGAAAATACAACATAAATTCAGAAGTTGTCCAAATAGTTGAAAAAAACTATGGACAAGTCATTGGCAAAAATTCTGGTCAAGCCATTGGCAAAAAATATGCCAACGATCCAGCCTTGCTACAGACAATAAACGAAATAACCCAAGTCCTCGCCAACTTACAAAAAACTCATCCCACCGCAACCGAAGCCGAAGCCAAAGACATTATCGAAGCAGAATTTAAAGAAATTCAAAACAACCAACCTAATAGATGGGCAACCTTCCGTCAGCAACTCCTCAACCCTGAGCGTTGGCTAAATGGCGGTAAAGCCACAATTAGCGAAATTGTCAAACATTACGCCGAAAACAGCGTATTTCTCAAGGCTGGAGTCGCCTTTCTTGATGGATTTAGCGCCGATGAGGAGTAA
- a CDS encoding XisH family protein, giving the protein MSAKDLFHDAVRRGLEKDHWQITNDPLELEWEEVKVKIDLAAERLIAAERDQQKIAVEIKSFISTSAISDFHTALGQFLNYRIMLEVNEPDRQLYLAIPLDAYETFFQSSFAQASIDRYQLKLIVYEPIAEEIIKWIN; this is encoded by the coding sequence ATGTCAGCAAAAGATCTCTTTCATGATGCAGTTAGACGAGGGTTAGAAAAAGACCATTGGCAAATAACTAACGACCCCCTAGAACTTGAATGGGAAGAAGTTAAAGTTAAGATTGACCTAGCTGCCGAGCGCTTGATCGCCGCCGAACGAGATCAACAAAAAATTGCAGTTGAAATTAAAAGCTTCATCAGCACATCCGCCATTAGCGACTTTCATACAGCACTGGGGCAATTTCTAAACTATAGAATTATGCTAGAAGTAAATGAACCCGATCGCCAACTTTATTTAGCAATTCCCCTAGATGCCTACGAAACATTTTTTCAAAGCAGCTTTGCCCAAGCATCAATCGATCGCTATCAATTAAAGCTGATTGTTTATGAACCCATCGCTGAGGAGATAATCAAATGGATAAACTAG
- a CDS encoding Ppx/GppA phosphatase family protein, with amino-acid sequence MTSDVKTLAAIDVGTNSIHMVIVQIQTSIPSFSVIESEKATVRLGERCAQTGNLTEDAMKRSLEALKRCQEICRTFKVEEIVAVATSATREAPNGHDFIRRIYEEIGLHVEVISGQEEARRIYLGVISAMELKDEPHLLIDIGGGSTEMILGDGRDPMHLSSTKIGAVRLTDLFVKTDPISQTEYDRLLGYILGSIERPTDDLRLLLKNKLEGKTLKAIGTSGTIETLISLHAKEKLGLVPNPLQGYELPFTDLENIVWRLRRANLEERTVMVRQKRAEIILAGAVVLLETMRLLGVPKIMLCQRALREGVVVDWMIRHGYIEDGWRYQSTVRDRSILKLADKYGIDTKYAKHVAEHALSLFDQTKGIFHEWGDDERHLLWAAAMLHNAGHHVSHDAHHKHSYYLIRNGELLGYTESEIEAIANLARYHRKSEPKKKHDNFQRLDNEHLKLFVRQASTFLRLATALDRRQIGAIATIRVVCNPRTRTCSLQLTPRQPHDPCTLELWSLDYKKQPFEAQFNVTLSVSLE; translated from the coding sequence ATGACTTCAGATGTCAAAACTCTAGCAGCGATCGATGTTGGCACAAATTCCATTCATATGGTGATTGTGCAAATTCAGACTTCGATCCCTAGTTTTAGTGTGATTGAGTCAGAGAAGGCGACCGTGAGACTAGGAGAGCGCTGCGCTCAAACAGGAAACTTGACTGAAGATGCGATGAAGCGATCGCTAGAAGCTCTAAAGCGCTGTCAAGAGATTTGTCGTACTTTTAAGGTTGAAGAAATCGTGGCTGTAGCGACCAGTGCGACAAGAGAGGCTCCTAATGGGCATGATTTTATCCGCCGCATTTATGAAGAAATAGGCTTGCATGTTGAAGTTATCTCAGGACAGGAGGAAGCCAGACGCATCTATTTAGGTGTCATTTCGGCGATGGAACTCAAGGATGAGCCGCATCTTCTGATTGATATTGGGGGTGGTTCTACGGAAATGATCTTGGGCGATGGTCGCGATCCGATGCATCTTAGTAGTACGAAGATTGGCGCTGTTAGGTTAACGGATTTGTTTGTCAAAACTGATCCCATTTCCCAAACGGAATACGATCGCCTATTGGGTTATATTCTTGGTTCGATTGAGCGCCCCACCGATGATTTGAGATTGTTGCTTAAGAACAAACTTGAGGGTAAAACGTTAAAGGCGATCGGTACATCTGGCACTATTGAGACGTTGATCTCTTTACATGCCAAGGAAAAGCTAGGATTAGTTCCTAATCCTCTGCAAGGTTATGAGCTTCCCTTTACTGATTTAGAAAATATCGTCTGGCGGTTACGTCGAGCGAATTTAGAAGAACGCACAGTCATGGTTCGGCAAAAGAGAGCCGAGATTATCCTAGCGGGAGCTGTAGTTCTTTTGGAAACCATGCGCCTCTTGGGAGTTCCCAAAATCATGCTCTGTCAGCGAGCCTTGCGTGAAGGCGTGGTGGTGGATTGGATGATCCGTCATGGCTATATTGAGGATGGGTGGCGCTATCAAAGCACAGTTCGCGATCGCAGTATTCTCAAACTTGCTGATAAATATGGCATTGATACGAAATACGCCAAACATGTGGCGGAACATGCGCTGAGCTTATTCGATCAAACAAAGGGGATTTTCCATGAGTGGGGTGATGATGAGAGGCATCTGCTCTGGGCGGCGGCGATGCTGCATAACGCAGGGCATCACGTTAGCCACGATGCTCACCACAAGCATTCCTATTATTTGATTCGTAATGGTGAGTTATTGGGATATACCGAGTCTGAGATTGAGGCGATCGCCAATCTCGCTCGTTATCACCGTAAGAGTGAACCCAAGAAAAAACATGACAATTTCCAGCGTTTAGATAATGAGCATTTAAAGTTATTTGTACGTCAAGCGAGTACGTTTTTGCGTTTAGCGACAGCCCTTGATCGTCGGCAAATTGGCGCGATCGCCACGATTCGGGTAGTTTGTAATCCGCGTACTCGTACTTGCTCGTTACAACTCACCCCTAGGCAGCCCCATGATCCCTGTACCCTAGAGCTTTGGAGTCTTGATTATAAGAAACAGCCCTTTGAGGCTCAGTTTAACGTTACGCTGTCAGTGTCCTTAGAGTAG
- a CDS encoding DUF5615 family PIN-like protein, with protein sequence MTIFAQIYIDEDVDILVATLLIARGLDATTARQQRTLGELDPQQLAFAASMGRCMLTHNRLDFEKLHTSYVLNNQTHAGIIIAKRRNPYEIAERVAMLLDTLTADEIANQLLYI encoded by the coding sequence ATGACTATTTTTGCTCAAATTTACATCGATGAAGATGTGGATATTCTAGTTGCCACCCTACTCATCGCTAGAGGATTGGACGCAACTACAGCAAGACAGCAGAGAACTTTAGGCGAACTCGATCCCCAACAACTAGCTTTCGCAGCATCAATGGGGCGTTGTATGCTAACCCACAACCGACTCGATTTTGAAAAACTACATACGAGTTATGTCTTGAACAACCAGACACACGCAGGAATCATAATCGCCAAACGGAGAAACCCCTATGAAATTGCCGAAAGGGTTGCCATGCTTCTCGATACCCTGACAGCCGATGAAATTGCTAATCAATTGCTTTACATTTAA
- a CDS encoding cation:proton antiporter, whose product MEGSLSLIIIIAIAAGIFARVIANFFRVPSIVFLLIFGVALGGNGLNLVQPRLLGDGLEAIVSISVALILFDGGLNLQLKELGKVSASLRNLITIGTLITLIGGGIAAYWLSEFPWTIAFLYAALVVVTGPTVVNPIVEEVGLDRRLATILEGEGVLIDAIGSVLAVVVLDVALNPTSSAFAVVSDLGLRLGVGGVLGAIAGWLLGKFLQRATFLAEDTKSAVVVAAVLGLFGIAQEIQSESGLTAVVLMGIVLRASDIPNSRALLKFKSQLVALMVSVLFILLSANLSIPSIFALGWGGVQTVLFLMFIVRPINVIVSTWNSSFTWRQKAFLSWCAPRGIVAASVASLFSILLTERGVNGGESIKALVFLTIAMTVFLQGLSAKLVAKLLGLNQPDISGLVVVGSNPIGILVARLFQANGQRVAIIDTSAELCKQAAEYNIPAFVSNGLDAKSLAEAGLDSVGTFVALTINTDVNIVIAQIAAKEFNPPKVFAVYIKEAESDRNGEPEVQQAFSARVPIKTWNQYVLQREVRVGEFLLTEEELQEQLNRFNTMFNAGILLPLLFERKGQLQIVSADMIWEKGDRILYLLYTPKALPPAPSEVLPPNTLDITPMVLSDLDIAQKTSDSNGFGSRSKNDEVVSSPDYFLKMAKDILNRRSP is encoded by the coding sequence ATGGAAGGCTCCCTCTCTTTAATCATTATTATTGCGATCGCCGCAGGTATTTTTGCCCGTGTCATAGCGAATTTTTTTCGTGTGCCGAGCATTGTATTTCTGCTGATTTTTGGCGTGGCACTGGGGGGGAATGGCTTAAATTTGGTGCAGCCGCGCCTATTGGGGGATGGCTTAGAGGCGATCGTTTCGATTTCTGTGGCTCTGATTTTGTTTGATGGGGGACTGAATCTGCAACTAAAGGAACTGGGTAAGGTTTCGGCAAGTTTACGCAATTTAATTACAATTGGAACCTTGATCACCCTAATTGGTGGTGGGATTGCCGCCTATTGGTTGAGTGAGTTTCCTTGGACGATCGCCTTTTTATATGCGGCTTTAGTCGTAGTCACTGGCCCCACGGTCGTTAATCCAATCGTGGAAGAAGTGGGACTCGATCGCCGCCTTGCCACAATTTTAGAAGGGGAAGGAGTGCTAATTGATGCGATCGGTTCGGTGCTAGCCGTGGTCGTCCTTGATGTTGCCTTAAACCCAACTTCTAGCGCCTTTGCGGTGGTTAGTGACTTGGGATTGCGGCTAGGGGTTGGCGGTGTGTTAGGGGCGATCGCTGGATGGTTATTGGGTAAATTTTTGCAACGGGCTACATTTCTTGCCGAAGATACTAAAAGTGCGGTGGTTGTGGCGGCGGTATTAGGGCTATTCGGCATTGCTCAAGAAATCCAAAGTGAATCGGGACTAACAGCCGTGGTCTTGATGGGAATCGTCTTACGGGCTTCTGACATTCCCAATAGCCGCGCCTTGCTTAAATTTAAGAGTCAACTCGTGGCTCTCATGGTTTCCGTTCTATTTATTTTACTCTCAGCAAATCTTTCCATTCCCAGTATCTTTGCCCTTGGCTGGGGCGGGGTGCAGACAGTTCTCTTTCTAATGTTTATTGTCCGTCCGATCAATGTGATTGTCAGCACATGGAATAGCAGCTTCACTTGGCGACAAAAAGCTTTCTTGTCATGGTGTGCGCCGAGAGGAATTGTGGCGGCTTCGGTCGCTTCGCTCTTTTCGATTTTATTAACCGAACGCGGAGTCAATGGTGGGGAATCGATTAAGGCGTTGGTCTTCCTGACGATCGCGATGACGGTGTTTTTGCAAGGACTATCCGCCAAATTGGTGGCAAAACTTCTAGGACTCAATCAGCCTGATATTTCTGGATTGGTGGTTGTTGGCAGTAATCCAATTGGGATTTTGGTGGCGCGACTATTTCAAGCGAATGGACAACGTGTAGCAATCATTGACACTAGTGCAGAACTTTGTAAACAAGCTGCTGAGTATAATATTCCCGCTTTTGTGAGCAATGGTTTAGATGCGAAGTCTCTGGCTGAGGCAGGGCTTGACTCGGTGGGAACCTTTGTGGCGCTGACGATTAATACCGATGTGAATATCGTGATTGCTCAAATTGCTGCAAAGGAGTTTAATCCGCCTAAGGTATTTGCTGTTTATATCAAAGAGGCGGAGAGCGATCGCAATGGTGAACCTGAAGTCCAGCAAGCTTTTAGCGCCCGTGTTCCGATTAAGACTTGGAATCAATATGTTCTGCAACGGGAAGTAAGAGTTGGCGAATTTTTGCTCACGGAAGAAGAACTGCAAGAGCAGTTAAATCGTTTTAATACGATGTTTAATGCAGGAATATTACTGCCATTGCTGTTTGAGCGCAAAGGTCAATTACAAATTGTATCCGCCGATATGATATGGGAAAAAGGCGATCGCATTTTATATTTGCTATATACTCCTAAAGCTTTACCCCCTGCTCCATCTGAAGTTCTCCCACCCAATACCCTAGACATTACGCCAATGGTTCTTTCGGATCTGGACATTGCCCAAAAGACTAGTGATTCTAATGGATTTGGTTCACGCAGTAAAAATGATGAGGTTGTTTCTAGCCCAGATTATTTCTTGAAGATGGCAAAGGATATTTTAAATAGGCGATCGCCTTAA
- the dcm gene encoding DNA cytosine methyltransferase yields the protein MINFIDLFAGIGGMRLGFEQAMQEIGIQTKCVLSSEIDKYAQETYELNYQEKSEGDIHDIKEFPKFDFLLAGFPCQPFSYAGKQKGFVDTRGTLFFEIEKLLSEYQPKAFLLENVRGLTSHDQGRTFKTIIERLQNLNYGVSYLILNSSNFGIPQNRIRVYILGLYNQQPILSLKSDLGATDSHDFKRSLSQLTLFDSFTNNTKVVADILEANPSAKYDCSKDFTARLLKFTGNSPEKLHGYRLIDHRNGNSIHSWELGIKGECNDLEIEFMNELIANRRKKKFGTHQDGKKLNLDEIKTFFDHENLTEIMNGLICKGYLKETEGRYNPVAGNMSFEVFKFLDPQSISITLVSSDAHKLGVVHNGRIRRITPRECARLQGFPESFILHPKDTYAYRQLGNSVSVPVVREVILDLFSQINVLSVA from the coding sequence ATGATTAATTTTATTGATTTATTTGCTGGTATTGGTGGAATGCGTTTGGGCTTTGAGCAAGCGATGCAGGAGATTGGCATCCAAACTAAATGTGTATTGTCTTCAGAAATAGATAAATATGCTCAAGAGACGTATGAACTTAACTATCAAGAGAAGTCAGAGGGGGACATTCACGATATTAAAGAATTTCCGAAATTTGATTTTTTACTTGCAGGGTTTCCTTGTCAGCCATTTTCATACGCTGGCAAACAAAAAGGCTTTGTGGATACTAGAGGAACCTTGTTTTTTGAGATTGAAAAACTTTTAAGTGAATATCAACCAAAAGCATTTTTACTAGAAAATGTTCGGGGTTTAACTAGTCACGATCAAGGACGTACTTTCAAGACAATTATTGAGCGATTACAAAATTTAAACTATGGGGTGTCTTATCTAATTTTAAATAGTTCAAACTTTGGTATTCCTCAAAATCGTATCCGTGTATATATTTTAGGGCTTTACAATCAACAGCCAATTTTATCTCTGAAATCTGACTTGGGCGCGACTGATTCCCATGATTTTAAGCGATCGCTTAGTCAGCTTACTTTATTTGATTCATTTACTAATAATACTAAAGTTGTTGCTGATATTTTAGAAGCAAATCCAAGTGCTAAGTATGATTGTTCTAAGGATTTTACAGCTAGATTATTAAAATTCACAGGCAATAGTCCAGAAAAACTACATGGATATAGATTAATTGATCATCGTAATGGTAATTCAATTCATTCATGGGAATTGGGAATTAAAGGGGAATGTAATGATTTAGAAATTGAGTTTATGAATGAGTTAATTGCTAATAGGCGCAAGAAAAAATTTGGTACGCACCAAGACGGGAAAAAGCTTAATCTTGATGAAATTAAAACCTTTTTTGACCATGAGAACCTTACAGAAATCATGAATGGTTTGATTTGCAAAGGTTATCTCAAAGAGACAGAAGGTAGATATAATCCTGTGGCTGGCAATATGTCCTTTGAGGTATTCAAGTTCTTAGATCCTCAAAGTATATCGATTACACTTGTGTCTAGCGATGCCCATAAGTTAGGCGTAGTTCATAATGGCAGGATACGAAGAATTACGCCCAGAGAATGTGCGAGATTACAAGGATTTCCTGAGTCATTTATTTTGCATCCTAAAGATACTTATGCTTATCGTCAGTTAGGTAATTCGGTGTCAGTACCTGTAGTTAGAGAGGTGATCTTGGATTTGTTCAGTCAAATCAATGTTTTGAGTGTTGCATGA
- a CDS encoding DUF433 domain-containing protein: protein MKTATISRHVTRNPEILSGEPIIEGTRTPVRAIVENWRLGIRPEEIPLHLPHLNLAQIFDALSFYLDNQAEINEYIERNHVPDELVHPLIKARLNQR from the coding sequence ATGAAAACAGCAACTATCTCCCGTCATGTCACCCGTAACCCTGAAATCCTCTCAGGTGAACCAATCATCGAAGGAACCAGAACACCCGTTAGAGCGATCGTTGAAAACTGGCGCTTAGGAATTAGACCAGAAGAGATTCCATTACACTTACCACACCTAAATCTCGCACAAATCTTTGATGCCCTTAGCTTTTACCTAGACAACCAAGCAGAAATCAACGAATACATCGAACGCAATCACGTCCCCGATGAGCTAGTGCATCCACTTATCAAAGCAAGACTAAATCAAAGATGA